A window of Loxodonta africana isolate mLoxAfr1 chromosome 3, mLoxAfr1.hap2, whole genome shotgun sequence genomic DNA:
aaggctgtgacctttcggaagaaaatcaccaggcttgtcttcccaAGTGCCTCTGGGGTAGTAGTTGACAGCTTAACAATTCATGCTACCCAGTGACTGAATATCCCTGGGCCTCAGCAAAAGAAGACCAGGTCACCCGGCCCCAGACTGGGAGTGCAGCAGAGAAGGTGGAGGGTAGTGGGGAATTCTGAGATgacagggcagggctgggcagggaTGGACAAGGACTGCCCTCACCTCTTGCTGACTGTCACCACGTGCTCCCTTCGGGGCCACCTCTCAGGGCCACTGGCCCAGCTGCTGGTGTCCCCTGGAGCAGGGCTGAGATAGCTGCCTCCTGCAGAGGGCACTGTGGAGGGGGGCCGCAGGAAAGAAGCACTGCCCCTCCCGCTGCTCTGGCTTGTGAGGCTGCCCCGAGGGGCAGTGGGGAGGTGGCCTGGCAGCAGCCGCTCCTTCAGTGTCCAGTCGGCCAGTGCTGTGTAAGGGGGCTCTGTGGTGGCCCCAGCCCCTACCAGGGCCCCAGGGAGCGCTGCCCTGGGGGGAACAGGTGGAGAGTCCAGGGGGCGAAGGAGAGATGCGGTGGGGCAGGGCTGGGTATCTATGTAATCTGGGGGTGGAGCAGGGCTGGGCTCCTCAAGGGGAGGCCAGTCCCCATCCACATTCATCTCCCGAAAGAAGGGCAGGCTCAGGTACTGCAGCAGGTGGCCTGGACCTGGCAGGGGGGTGGGTGGGGCTGCCAGAGGTGACCCCACAGGGCTGATGTCTGCAATGCAGAGGGGCTGAGGGGTCCCActggggctgctgctgctgcagtcAAAGGACCGGGCCTGACGCCGGGCTGAGGTCTGAGGTTCCGGCCGCTCTGGACCTGACCTTTCTTGGGGGGCCCCCACATTGGGTCCCATCACAAAGCGCCCATCTGGGCCCCGGCAAATGGGCTCCAGGGGTAAGGGTCCCCGGCTAGGTGGAGGATCTGGAGGGGGGCTGGGGGGTCCAGTGGGTTCTCCCCAGAGCAGACTCTGGcgcaggctgggggctggggagccCTGGAGCTTCAGCTTCGCCACGCTGTCAGGACTGCCCGAGCCCGGAGCAGAGCTGGGGAGGGACAGGAGATCAGGGTCTGTGGCCAGTCTCCCTCGCAGGAGCCAGCGTCAGGCCTTGAGAGGTCTGGAGCACAAGAGAGCAGAGCTAGGGAGAGCAAGCAAGAAAAGGACTAACATGGTGCAGGGGTGGAGGGAAGACACAGCAACACAGGACCAGCCCCAGGCTAGGGCCTCTGCACCCCGATTCTCTTCTTCCTCTAACTTCTGTTTCCTGTCTCCCACCTCTCCCCAAGGTGCAGGAAAGGAAGCAGAGGATACTGGCATGTACAACGGGAAAGCAGAGGAACGGCAAGGAGGTCATGGGacttactgtggagctgtcttcCTAGGCGGAGAGAAGATAAGAGGTGCTTCTGTAAGGGCATGAGAACAGGAGGTGACATAGGCAAAGGATAAGCTCCTCCAGGGCCCCAGCCAGTGCAGACCCAGTCACCCACCTCTAGGTGCCCAGCCCCATGCAGAAGGCCGCTCGGTGGGCCCTGAGAAGGGACCACGGAGGAGGAGGGATTTCCCTCCAGGTGGGAGGGGCTCATGGGAAGGCCAGCCTCTTCGGGTGTCTGAGCCTCAGGAGGTGGGTGTGCCAGCCACCAGCCCGCTAGATGATGGCAGAAGGAGGTCTACCTTGGCGGAGGCGCTTGCGGCGGCGGCGGGCAGCCCTGCGCCGGTTCATGAAGCAGGCGGCCAGGATGCTCACGAGGACAGCCACACCCAGGAAGCAGAAGCCGCCCACCACACCGGCCAGCACCGGCTGGGGCAGGAGGCCCGGCAGCTGCGTGCGCGAGGGGTAGACCTCCAGGCCTGGGCAAGGGGCCATGAGGGAGAATCAGTGCCCAAGACTTGGTCGGCTCAGACCCCCTTCCCCACCACCAGGTTCTCACCGGAAGTGGAGACGTTGGCCGTGTTGCTGGGATCACTGACATAGCTACCGGCAAAGGCCACTAGGCGGAACTCATAAAGGACATCCTAGGGATGCCAGGAAGAGGGTTAGGGCCAAGCATCATCCATCCTAACCCCATTTGGAATCTTGGTCAAATCAGGGTGAGACTATCCCCCGTGGAACCCGGGAAACAACTAGGGCTGGAGAACTGCTGGGAGgacacccccgccccccgcccccgtgTCCCTTCCCACACATACCTTGATGAGCCCTGGCACCAGCAGCTGCATTTCTGTGCCTCCCACAGCACCGTCCAGCACCTCCCAGCCCTGGGTGCCTTGCCTGCCCTCCAGTACGTAGCCATCCAGCCTCTTGGGGACAAGTTCTGGGGGTTCCCAATGCAGGAGCACCCCCCGCGGTGTCCTCACTGCCACCAGACCTCGGGGAGGGGACAGGGGAGGAAGCATCTCTGTTGGAGGAAgcctgggagcagctggtgtggtAGGAAGCCCTGATGGGAACAGATAGGCAGGTCAGACACGGGATCTCCGGTCCCTCATCCTCCTTCCTGGCCTTCCATAGCCCCCAGAGCCCAAATATTCTTCCAAAGCCCCTAGAAACAAGCCAGAAGAATCACCCACAAGCCCCTCTGGACCCCGAGCTGCCCAGCACCCTTGCCCCTCTTCCATCCAGGTCCTCCTACATCTGGCCTTCCCACCAGCCCTTCCCCGCCCTTGTCCCTGCTGCTCTGGAGTGAGAGATCTCACCTTCCGGGGCAGATAAGATGATCTCACTGAAGGGCCCACTCCCCAGCTTGTTCTGAGATAGGATGCTGAACTGATATTGTGTGTGGGGCTGCAGTCCTGGCACTAGGAGGTAAGTAGCCCCCACAGGCACTGCCAGGGAAACCCAGTCATGGTGGGCTCGGTCAGGACGCTTGGACCTGGGGGGGCATGAGGAAATGGGGGGCACCTCAGGTGCTAGGAAGACCAGGAAGATTTGGGGTCCAGAAAGCTGACTTTCTCCCCTCCCCAACTTTCAACCATCCAGGTCTCAGGACCTGGGCCCCGAACACCTAAGATTTTCTGGAAACAGGGCAGCAGAGTTGGCAGAACCAGGGATAGAGGGATGGGAAAAGGGCCAGACAGACTCAGGTGGAGAGGAGAGGACGTGAGACTGGCGTACAGTGATGGCAGGGGCACTCACAATGGGGTGTACCAGACACTGAATCTCTGCAGATAGCCACCATCAAAGCCAGGCTCCCAGGAGACATTGGCACCCTTGGGCAAAGGTACCACCGACACATTGGTGACAACATGGGGGCTGGTGCCTGGGTAGGGGAGAATGGAGTGAAGGATGGTGGTCAGGGCCCTTAAGGAAGGTGAAGAGCTAAGGGGAGCTTGGAGGCCTCTTCCCTCCACCCATCATCCCAGGGGTTCCCCCATGTGGACCTCCAAAAATGATTCCCTTATCTCCTGTCCCACATGGTTACCTCCAGCCCCCTGTCCCGCTCTCCAGCCACTAACCCAGCACGTAGACATTCGTGTAGGTGGCCACTTGGGCAACAGCATTGCTGGCGCTGCACGCCCAGCGCCCATGGGCCTCCTTGGTCAGTGGCCGCAGAATCAGgctgctgttgctgttgagctgggCCTGGCCCCGCAGCCCCCGGCCCACCTACAGAACCACTGGTCAGCCCTGAGGACACACGCAGCCACCCCTCACCAAGGGCGCCACTCGTCTCTCTGGGCAGCTCCAGCTTCCTCCCACCCTGCCTCCAACTGCCCTCTCTTCCCCACATCCTCCTTCCCCAAAATGCCCCGGGAGGATGGAGAGGCAGGGGTGTAGTAGGCACGAGTACGGGCAGAGGGGGGATAGAGAGGTAGGGGTGTAGTGGGCACGAGTACGGGCAGAGCAGGGTCAGGAACCTTACCTTGGCCCAAGAGATAATAGGAGGAGGGTCT
This region includes:
- the IGSF9 gene encoding protein turtle homolog A isoform X1, translating into MVWCLSLAILSLVISQGADGRGKPEVVSVVGRAGESTVLGCDLLPPAGRPPLHVIEWLRFGFLLPIFIQFGLYSPRIDPDYVGRVRLEKGASLQIEGLRAEDQGWYECRVLFLDQHRPEDDFANGSWVHLTVNSPPQFQETPPPVLEVRELEPVTLRCVARGSPQPRVTWKLRGQELGHGQVQNGTLWIRRAERGSSGVYTCLASSTEGSATHATQLLVQGPPVIVVPPKNSTVNASQDVSLACQAEAYPGNLTYSWFQDSINVFHISHLQSRVRILVDGSLRLQAAQPDDAGRYTCVPSNGLLHPPSASAYLTVLYPAQVTSMPPETPLPIGMRGVIRCPVRANPPLLFVSWTKDGQALQLDKFPGWSQGTEGSLIIALGNEDALGEYSCTPYNSLGTAGPSPVTRVLLKAPPAFTEQPKEEYFQEVGRELLIPCSARGDPPPIISWAKVGRGLRGQAQLNSNSSLILRPLTKEAHGRWACSASNAVAQVATYTNVYVLGTSPHVVTNVSVVPLPKGANVSWEPGFDGGYLQRFSVWYTPLSKRPDRAHHDWVSLAVPVGATYLLVPGLQPHTQYQFSILSQNKLGSGPFSEIILSAPEGLPTTPAAPRLPPTEMLPPLSPPRGLVAVRTPRGVLLHWEPPELVPKRLDGYVLEGRQGTQGWEVLDGAVGGTEMQLLVPGLIKDVLYEFRLVAFAGSYVSDPSNTANVSTSGLEVYPSRTQLPGLLPQPVLAGVVGGFCFLGVAVLVSILAACFMNRRRAARRRRKRLRQEAPLIFSPPRKTAPHSAPGSGSPDSVAKLKLQGSPAPSLRQSLLWGEPTGPPSPPPDPPPSRGPLPLEPICRGPDGRFVMGPNVGAPQERSGPERPEPQTSARRQARSFDCSSSSPSGTPQPLCIADISPVGSPLAAPPTPLPGPGHLLQYLSLPFFREMNVDGDWPPLEEPSPAPPPDYIDTQPCPTASLLRPLDSPPVPPRAALPGALVGAGATTEPPYTALADWTLKERLLPGHLPTAPRGSLTSQSSGRGSASFLRPPSTVPSAGGSYLSPAPGDTSSWASGPERWPRREHVVTVSKRRNTSVDENYEWDSEFPGDMELLETLHLGLAGSRPRPEAEPELGGRALQKGRHSWPPYPTSTEASELSLFPVRPWPPLEPSPGSPALGCVLLPWLIYSGRPWRAPCLSLPPCEPQAFSLLSSGPPLAGAKTPEESCPLNPAHAPGPEARCAALREEFLAFRRRRDATRARFPVYRHPVPHPEQATLL
- the IGSF9 gene encoding protein turtle homolog A isoform X2, with the translated sequence MVWCLSLAILSLVISQGADGRGKPEVVSVVGRAGESTVLGCDLLPPAGRPPLHVIEWLRFGFLLPIFIQFGLYSPRIDPDYVGRVRLEKGASLQIEGLRAEDQGWYECRVLFLDQHRPEDDFANGSWVHLTVNSPPQFQETPPPVLEVRELEPVTLRCVARGSPQPRVTWKLRGQELGHGQVQNGTLWIRRAERGSSGVYTCLASSTEGSATHATQLLVQGPPVIVVPPKNSTVNASQDVSLACQAEAYPGNLTYSWFQDSINVFHISHLQSRVRILVDGSLRLQAAQPDDAGRYTCVPSNGLLHPPSASAYLTVLYPAQVTSMPPETPLPIGMRGVIRCPVRANPPLLFVSWTKDGQALQLDKFPGWSQGTEGSLIIALGNEDALGEYSCTPYNSLGTAGPSPVTRVLLKAPPAFTEQPKEEYFQEVGRELLIPCSARGDPPPIISWAKVGRGLRGQAQLNSNSSLILRPLTKEAHGRWACSASNAVAQVATYTNVYVLGTSPHVVTNVSVVPLPKGANVSWEPGFDGGYLQRFSVWYTPLSKRPDRAHHDWVSLAVPVGATYLLVPGLQPHTQYQFSILSQNKLGSGPFSEIILSAPEGLPTTPAAPRLPPTEMLPPLSPPRGLVAVRTPRGVLLHWEPPELVPKRLDGYVLEGRQGTQGWEVLDGAVGGTEMQLLVPGLIKDVLYEFRLVAFAGSYVSDPSNTANVSTSGLEVYPSRTQLPGLLPQPVLAGVVGGFCFLGVAVLVSILAACFMNRRRAARRRRKRLRQEAPLIFSPPRKTAPHSAPGSGSPDSVAKLKLQGSPAPSLRQSLLWGEPTGPPSPPPDPPPSRGPLPLEPICRGPDGRFVMGPNVGAPQERSGPERPEPQTSARRQARSFDCSSSSPSGTPQPLCIADISPVGSPLAAPPTPLPGPGHLLQYLSLPFFREMNVDGDWPPLEEPSPAPPPDYIDTQPCPTASLLRPLDSPPVPPRAALPGALVGAGATTEPPYTALADWTLKERLLPGHLPTAPRGSLTSQSSGRGSASFLRPPSTVPSAGGSYLSPAPGDTSSWASGPERWPRREHVVTVSKRRNTSVDENYEWDSEFPGDMELLETLHLGLAGSRPRPEAEPELGAKTPEESCPLNPAHAPGPEARCAALREEFLAFRRRRDATRARFPVYRHPVPHPEQATLL